In one window of Arachis ipaensis cultivar K30076 chromosome B06, Araip1.1, whole genome shotgun sequence DNA:
- the LOC107604859 gene encoding putative pentatricopeptide repeat-containing protein At2g01510, with amino-acid sequence MKACTKKISCRSFAKLTHPKPHLHVRTPIDASIIKTGFMPQTCRFNFLIRACVQRGELRRARKLFDGMPHRNTFSANMMIMGYIQSGDLATATNLFDGMDDRNAVSWTMLIGGYAQNNRFREAFGLFVEMCRHGVEPDYVTFSTLLSGFTEFDSVNEVTQVHAYVVKLGHNSAMVVSNSLLDSYCKTRSLGLACQLFEHMPMKDSVTYNALMAGYSKEGLNHEALNLFFRMQDLEFKPTEFTFATVLCCGIQLDDIEFGQQVHSLLLKTNFVWNVFVANALLDFYSKHDRVAEAQKLFNEMPELDGISYNVLITCYVWNGRFKESIELFRELHLTRFNRRQFPYATLLSMAANALNLEMGRQIHSQAIVTAAISDNMIGNSLVDMYAKCDRFGEANRIFANLALQSSVPWTALISGNVQKGHPEEGIKLFIEMQRAEKTADAATYASILKACANLASQALGKQLHSHIIRSGCLSNVFSGSALLDMYAKCGSIENALQMFQEMPVRNSVSWNALISAYAQNGDGENTLRSFEQMVHSGLKPNAVSFLSVLCACSHCGLVEEGLQYFNSMTQIYEVTPKREHYTSMVDMLCRSGRFEEAVKMMAQMPFEPDEIMWSSVLNSCRIHKNQELAKKAADQLFSMKELRDAAPYVSMANIYAEIGEWENVGKVKTAMRSRGIRKVPAYSWVEIKHKTHVFSANNKSHPQMKEITRKLDDLEKQMEKEGYKPDLSCALHNEDNELKAESLKYHSERIAIAYALISTSEGSPIVVMKNIRACTNCHAAIKAISKIVGREITVRDSSRFHHFRDGICSCRDYW; translated from the coding sequence ATGAAAGCATGTACCAAGAAAATCTCATGCCGAAGCTTTGCCAAATTGACACATCCAAAACCGCACCTTCATGTCCGAACCCCCATAGACGCTTCCATCATCAAGACAGGCTTCATGCCCCAAACATGCCGTTTCAATTTCCTGATCAGGGCCTGTGTTCAACGTGGCGAATTGCGCCGTGCTCGGAAACTGTTCGACGGAATGCCTCACAGAAACACTTTCTCTGCTAACATGATGATCATGGGTTACATACAATCTGGCGATCTTGCCACTGCAACTAACTTGTTTGATGGCATGGATGATCGCAATGCTGTTTCCTGGACAATGCTGATTGGCGGCTATGCTCAGAACAATAGGTTTCGTGAAGCCTTTGGTCTTTTTGTTGAGATGTGTAGGCATGGAGTTGAACCAGATTATGTTACATTTTCCACTCTCTTATCTGGGTTCACTGAGTTCGATTCTGTCAATGAAGTAACCCAGGTTCATGCCTATGTCGTTAAGTTGGGGCATAATTCGGCCATGGTAGTTTCCAACTCATTGCTTGATTCTTACTGTAAAACCCGCAGCCTCGGGTTAGCTTGTCAGCTGTTTGAGCACATGCCTATGAAGGATTCTGTCACTTACAATGCATTAATGGCAGGGTATTCAAAAGAGGGGTTGAATCATGAGGCCTTAAACCTGTTCTTCAGGATGCAGGATTTGGAGTTTAAGCCTACAGAATTTACTTTTGCTACAGTTTTGTGTTGTGGGATACAGTTGGATGATATAGAATTTGGGCAACAAGTTCACAGTCTTCTGCTGAAGACTAATTTTGTGTGGAATGTGTTCGTGGCAAATGCTTTGCTTGATTTCTACTCGAAGCATGACCGGGTTGCTGAAGCACAGAAACTTTTTAATGAGATGCCAGAGTTGGATGGCATCTCTTACAATGTACTTATCACATGTTATGTGTGGAACGGAAGATTCAAAGAATCTATTGAACTATTCAGGGAGTTACACCTCACTAGATTTAACAGAAGGCAATTCCCATATGCTACGTTGCTGAGCATGGCTGCAAATGCATTGAACCTGGAAATGGGTAGGCAAATTCATTCCCAGGCTATTGTAACAGCTGCCATTTCAGACAATATGATTGGGAATTCTTTGGTTGACATGTATGCTAAATGTGACAGATTTGGGGAAGCAAATAGGATTTTTGCAAATTTGGCTCTTCAAAGTTCAGTTCCATGGACAGCCCTGATCTCGGGTAATGTTCAGAAGGGACACCCTGAAGAAGGTATAAAGCTATTCATTGAGATGCAAAGAGctgaaaagactgcagatgcagCTACCTATGCCAGCATCCTAAAAGCCTGTGCAAATTTAGCCTCACAGGCTCTGGGAAAGCAGTTACACTCACACATAATTAGATCAGGATGCCTTTCAAATGTATTTTCTGGGAGTGCACTGCTTGACATGTATGCGAAATGTGGATCCATCGAAAATGCACTTCAAATGTTTCAAGAGATGCCAGTTAGGAATTCAGTCTCCTGGAATGCACTGATTTCAGCTTATGCACAAAATGGAGATGGTGAAAATACTCTTAGGTCATTTGAACAAATGGTTCATTCAGGTCTGAAACCAAATGCTGTTAGTTTCCTTAGTGTGCTGTGTGCATGCAGCCATTGTGGTCtagttgaagaaggattgcaatACTTCAACTCCATGACTCAAATATATGAAGTTACTCCTAAACGAGAGCATTATACTTCAATGGTCGATATGCTGTGTCGGAGTGGGAGATTCGAGGAGGCAGTGAAAATGATGGCTCAGATGCCTTTTGAACCTGATGAAATAATGTGGTCATCAGTTCTAAACTCCTGCAGAATCCATAAAAATCAAGAGTTGGCAAAGAAAGCAGCAGACCAATTATTTAGCATGAAGGAGCTCAGAGATGCTGCTCCATATGTTAGCATGGCCAATATATATGCAGAAATTGGTGAATGGGAAAATGTAGGGAAGGTGAAGACGGCCATGAGAAGCCGAGGAATTAGAAAAGTGCCGGCTTACAGTTGGGTCGAAATCAAACACAAAACTCATGTTTTTTCAGCAAATAACAAGTCTCACCCACAGATGAAAGAGATCACAAGGAAGCTTGATGATCTGGAGAAGCAAATGGAGAAAGAAGGGTACAAGCCTGACTTAAGCTGTGCCCTTCACAATGAGGATAACGAACTGAAGGCAGAATCCCTTAAATATCACAGTGAACGCATTGCCATTGCATATGCACTGATCAGCACCTCAGAAGGGTCACCGATTGTAGTAATGAAGAATATAAGAGCTTGTACAAATTGCCATGCTGCAATCAAGGCAATATCCAAGATAGTTGGTAGGGAAATCACAGTGAGAGATTCAAGTAGGTTCCATCATTTCAGAGATGGAATCTGCTCCTGTAGGGACTACTGGTAG